The Argopecten irradians isolate NY chromosome 6, Ai_NY, whole genome shotgun sequence genome has a window encoding:
- the LOC138325908 gene encoding BRISC and BRCA1-A complex member 1-like, producing MERVSPPENSDSSSRMSFQEYDITENPLLADDIQTGASFTNTTNTQDRGSNSESPQEQPLLQTNLENKESDPCQDDLLELTCPRVNCPEKIIICLDLSAEMDKVTFRSRSGDKWTPLKLIKRALRLFLQSKSRINKKHQYALVILQENAVWVQDFSNNPREIIQLLDDLENCSECETLDMGSIFDVINSRVELPHVTGDPAISPPPYIVRTILLLGRSQGTINVDNKETFHLLDSSPYFFVDALYVHEAPSEDNKCEVNFDSICDLDEKGMSYIFEAARNPTKLYDQMAQLLAHPLQRPLQREISYRLLNMADIEVS from the exons ATGGAGAGAGTGAGCCCTCCCGAAAATTCAGATTCCTCGTCACGAATGTCATTTCAAGAATATGACATCACGGAAAATCCTCTTTTAGCCGACGACATCCAAACTGGTGCCAGTTTCACAAACACAACCAATACACAAgacaggggaagtaactccgaaTCACCACAGGAACAGCCTTTATTGCAGACAAATCTAGAAAACAAGGAATCCGATCCGTGTCAAGATGATTTACTTGAACTTACATGTCCCCGAGTCAACTGTCCGGAAAAAATT ATCATATGTCTGGATCTGAGTGCTGAGATGGATAAGGTGACCTTTAGGTCGAGATCAGG gGACAAATGGACCCCTCTAAAGCTCATAAAGCGTGCACTGAGGCTATTCCTACAAAGTAAGAGCAGAATCaacaaaaaacatcaatatgCTTTAGTCATCTTACAGGAAAATGCTGTTTGG GTGCAAGACTTTAGCAATaatccaagggagataattcaattGTTGGATGACCTTGAAAACTGCAGCGAATGTGAAACACTAGATATGGGGTCCATATTTGATGTCAT AAATTCTCGAGTAGAATTACCACATGTGACGGGTGACCCTGCCATATCACCACCACCATATATTGTGAGGACTATACTATTACTGGGACGATCACAGGGGACCATCAATGTGGATAACAAAGAG ACATTTCATTTACTGGATTCTTCCCCATACTTCTTTGTTGATGCCCTGTATGTACATGAAGCTCCTTCTGAAGATAACAAATGTGAG GTAAATTTTGACAGTATTTGTGACTTGGATGAGAAAGGGATGAGTTACATCTTTGAAGCAGCAAGAAACCCGACAAAGTTGTATGATCAAATGGCACAGCTGTTGGCTCACCCCTTACAGAGACCTTTACAGCGCGAGATTTCTTATCGACTTCTAAACATGGCTGATATCGAGGTTTCCTGA